CAACGAGCAAGCCTTTGCGGTGGTGTCGTGAACTCCAGATATGCGTGCTGCCATCGGAGTCGCCGAAGACTCGCTGGGTGATAAATGGCCATGGGCCGCGTTCATCCACGAGACTCCGAGATGGTTTCATCATTGTGGACTCTGAATCAGCGATCGTTGCGACTGTCGGTAGCAAACCGGTGCGGACCATGCAAATCAAGCGGCGGTGAGGCCGTCAATGAGATCCTCGACGCGTGGTTCGTATCGGCTACTTGGTGGTAGTCTACAATCGATCGGAACGAACTGTTCCAGGACCTAACATTTTCGCCGTAAAGGATAGATAGATGCCACTTCATGAGAAAGAGTCCGTGCGTGAGAGTCTCGCCGATGACGTTTACGCGTCCAGCGATCTTGCGGTTGGAATGCCGAAGTACAAGATGCCGGAGCATGAGCACGATCCCCGTCATGTGTACACCGTGGTGCGTGATGAATTGATGCTCGACGGGAACGCGAGACAAAACTTCGCCACCTTCTGCCAGACATGGGCGGAACCGGAAGTCCGCACGTTGATGAACGATTGCATGGACAAGAACATGATCGACAAAGACGAGTACCCGCAGTGTGCCGAAATCGAATCTCGCTGTGTGCACATGCTATCGGATCTATGGAACTCACCCGCCGCCGCCAATACGCTGGGATGCTCAACCACCGGCTCGAGCGAAGCGGCCATGCTCAGCGGAATGGCGATGAAATGGCGCTGGCGCGCAAAACGCAAAGCAGCAGGTCAACCGATCGACAAACCCAACATGATTTGTGGACCGGTCCAAATCTGCTGGCACAAGTTCGCCCGCTACTGGGATGTCGAACTGCGTGAAATTCCGATGGAGCATGATCGTTTCATTATGTCGCCTGAGGAAGTGCTCAAACGTTGCGACGAGAATACGATCGGCGTGGTGCCCACGCTCGGCGTTACGTTCACATGCCAGTACGAACCGGTTGCCGAAGTCGCCGCAGCCCTTGACCAACTTCAGTCGCAGACGGGGCTCGACATCCCGATGCACGTCGATGGCGCCAGCGGCGGCTTTCTGGCACCGTTTTGTTCACCTGATCTCGTATGGGATTTTCGGATACCGCGAATCAAGTCCATCAATGCCTCAGGTCACAAGTTCGGCCTCTCCCCCTTAGGCGTGGGTTGGGTGATCTGGCGCGAGAAGCAAGATCTTCCCGAGGACTTGGTATTCCATGTCAATTATCTCGGCGGTGATATGATCGACTTCGCCCTTAACTTCTCACGACCAGGGGGATCTATTGTCTCTCAATACTACAATTTCCTGCGTCTTGGCAAGGAAGGATACCGCAAGGTGCATACAGCCTGTTATGAAACCGCACAATTCCTAGCCCGTGAAATCGAAAAGCTCGGCCCCTTTGAAATTCTTTATGGTGGCGAGATCGACAAGGGAATTCCAGCGCTCTGCTGGAAACTGAAAGACGAATACGCCGAAAACTATACGTTGTACGACTTCGCTGATAAGCTTCGGGCGCGAGGATGGCAGGTGCCCGCTTATTCGATGCCCGCCAACCGCCAAGATTTGGTGATCCAGCGGATTCTCGTTCGCCACGGAGTCAGCCGTGATCTGGCCGGTCTCCTGCTCGATGACATGAAGCGTGCGATTGACTTCTTCGAAAAGCATCCGGTGCACGCGTTGATGACCGCTGACGAAGCGTCCGGTTTCCACCACTAAGCTGGTGCTTGTGTTGCGAAACTAGAGGTCAGAATGAGTCGCTACACGACGGGCAGCAATAACGGTTTGACCGCCCAACTCTCGTGCCGCCCCCTCGT
This genomic window from Allorhodopirellula heiligendammensis contains:
- a CDS encoding glutamate decarboxylase; the protein is MPLHEKESVRESLADDVYASSDLAVGMPKYKMPEHEHDPRHVYTVVRDELMLDGNARQNFATFCQTWAEPEVRTLMNDCMDKNMIDKDEYPQCAEIESRCVHMLSDLWNSPAAANTLGCSTTGSSEAAMLSGMAMKWRWRAKRKAAGQPIDKPNMICGPVQICWHKFARYWDVELREIPMEHDRFIMSPEEVLKRCDENTIGVVPTLGVTFTCQYEPVAEVAAALDQLQSQTGLDIPMHVDGASGGFLAPFCSPDLVWDFRIPRIKSINASGHKFGLSPLGVGWVIWREKQDLPEDLVFHVNYLGGDMIDFALNFSRPGGSIVSQYYNFLRLGKEGYRKVHTACYETAQFLAREIEKLGPFEILYGGEIDKGIPALCWKLKDEYAENYTLYDFADKLRARGWQVPAYSMPANRQDLVIQRILVRHGVSRDLAGLLLDDMKRAIDFFEKHPVHALMTADEASGFHH